The following are encoded together in the Streptomyces sp. NBC_00341 genome:
- a CDS encoding helix-turn-helix domain-containing protein: protein MSEMSEADTPLVGPGIRRRRRALELTLAEVARRAGLSTPFLSQIENGRSRPSMGSLQRIADALDTTAVQLLATAEAPRPVDVVRGASASVRETGAEGGDGRMRPLVRGHQRLHALEFTGDHDWGREFRHRNDEILYVADGGAEVEADGSFYRLERGDTLYCAGGLVHRWRPTEPGTRVLVVGIADHVQATDEQTG, encoded by the coding sequence ATGAGTGAGATGAGCGAGGCGGACACCCCACTGGTCGGCCCGGGAATTCGCCGACGGCGCCGCGCCCTTGAGCTGACCCTCGCGGAGGTCGCGCGCCGGGCCGGTCTCTCCACGCCCTTCCTCAGCCAGATCGAGAACGGCCGCTCCCGGCCGAGCATGGGATCGCTCCAGCGCATCGCGGACGCGCTCGACACGACCGCGGTCCAGCTGCTGGCCACGGCGGAGGCGCCCCGCCCCGTCGATGTGGTGCGCGGCGCCTCCGCGTCCGTGCGGGAGACCGGTGCGGAGGGCGGTGACGGCCGGATGCGCCCGCTGGTGCGCGGCCATCAGCGCCTGCACGCCCTTGAGTTCACCGGGGACCACGACTGGGGCCGGGAGTTCAGGCACCGCAACGACGAGATCCTCTACGTCGCGGACGGCGGAGCCGAGGTCGAGGCGGACGGCAGCTTCTACCGGCTGGAGCGGGGCGACACCCTCTACTGCGCCGGCGGTCTCGTCCACCGCTGGCGCCCGACGGAACCGGGCACCCGGGTCCTGGTGGTCGGCATCGCGGACCACGTCCAGGCGACGGACGAGCAGACCGGGTGA
- a CDS encoding uracil-xanthine permease family protein → MASPAPGTAAPAAPVPSVAPVDERLPLPRLVPLAFQHLLAGVAAPVSSVILIGTTLSLSASQTASLLSATLVLCGIGALLQSLGVRALRVGARLPFLMLPGGAAVAIFLQVAKEHGPATASGSVLIAAVFLIAVLPLYGRLVRFFPPLVMGTTVVLIGINMIKITAPMIASGPGLGFATLGIIALFFLFMRGVWRQMSVLFGLVGGTVVAALSGTAFHMAHGSTFALPDPFPYGTPHFDLLAAVPLLVFALASLAEATGQTVLNSEAVGRTPDPARDVPRISRADAVTSLGAGIFGTSLMVTSAENIGIVQLTRVRSRFVTAGAGVLLILCGLITPLTRLLAAIPEPVVGAAGLIIYAVIATMGFGMLSREDLTHGTNGIVVALALCVGLLPVFAPEMYAGMPVWARTVFGSGVAAGALAAVILAAVFARLGPPDQKPDREPDREPERAAD, encoded by the coding sequence ATGGCCTCCCCCGCCCCCGGCACGGCCGCCCCTGCCGCGCCGGTTCCGTCCGTTGCACCGGTCGACGAGCGGCTGCCGCTCCCCCGGCTGGTCCCGCTGGCCTTCCAGCACCTGCTCGCCGGGGTCGCCGCCCCGGTCTCCTCGGTCATCCTGATCGGCACCACGCTGTCACTGTCGGCGTCGCAGACGGCGTCGCTGCTCAGCGCCACGCTGGTGCTCTGCGGTATCGGGGCGCTGCTCCAGTCGCTCGGCGTACGGGCGCTGCGCGTTGGCGCCAGGCTGCCGTTCCTGATGCTGCCGGGCGGTGCGGCGGTGGCGATCTTCCTCCAGGTCGCCAAGGAGCACGGGCCCGCCACCGCCTCGGGCTCCGTGCTGATCGCGGCGGTCTTCCTGATCGCCGTACTGCCGCTCTACGGCCGACTGGTGCGGTTCTTCCCGCCGCTGGTGATGGGCACCACGGTGGTCCTGATCGGGATCAACATGATCAAGATCACCGCGCCGATGATCGCCTCCGGCCCCGGGCTCGGCTTCGCCACGCTCGGCATCATCGCCCTGTTCTTCCTGTTCATGCGCGGCGTCTGGCGGCAGATGTCGGTGCTCTTCGGGCTCGTGGGAGGCACCGTCGTCGCCGCGCTCAGCGGTACGGCGTTCCACATGGCGCACGGCAGTACGTTCGCGCTGCCCGACCCGTTCCCGTACGGCACGCCGCATTTCGACCTGCTGGCCGCCGTGCCGCTGCTGGTGTTCGCGCTCGCGTCGCTGGCCGAGGCGACCGGGCAGACCGTCCTGAACAGTGAGGCGGTGGGGCGGACTCCGGACCCGGCCCGGGACGTCCCGCGGATCTCCCGCGCGGACGCCGTGACCTCACTGGGTGCCGGGATCTTCGGTACGTCGCTGATGGTGACCAGCGCGGAGAACATCGGCATCGTCCAGCTGACCCGGGTGCGCAGCCGGTTCGTCACGGCGGGCGCGGGGGTGCTGCTGATCCTGTGCGGCCTCATCACGCCGCTCACCCGGCTGCTCGCCGCCATCCCGGAGCCGGTGGTCGGCGCGGCGGGGCTGATCATCTACGCGGTGATCGCGACGATGGGGTTCGGCATGCTCAGCCGGGAGGACCTCACGCACGGCACCAACGGCATCGTGGTCGCGCTCGCGCTCTGCGTCGGGCTGCTGCCGGTCTTCGCCCCCGAGATGTACGCGGGGATGCCGGTGTGGGCCCGGACCGTCTTCGGCAGCGGTGTGGCCGCCGGGGCGCTGGCCGCGGTCATCCTCGCGGCGGTGTTCGCCAGGCTGGGGCCGCCGGACCAGAAGCCGGACCGGGAGCCGGACCGGGAGCCGGAGCGCGCGGCGGACTGA
- a CDS encoding IclR family transcriptional regulator: MEPTRDYTIESLDTGLRLLRLYLTHDSLTVSGAAALLSVGRSTAHRALSTLEGRGFAVRDASGRGYSPGPELMALGRLAGFRAEDREQIGAVLDDAVRRTGETVQSVTLIGDRIVITDGRESGQPVRVVLEAGRTYPAYATSGGRVLLSRMTPEQVHALYPRERPDEGADAAGPPSALLDELADIRACGYALGRGEPVPGMNTVAVPLAGSGRRDLLALMACAPADRGDDAALVRRAEELRRSAALRAVSGGPRRSAPPAVPAAR, from the coding sequence ATGGAGCCGACACGGGACTACACCATCGAGTCACTCGACACCGGGCTTCGGCTGCTGCGGCTGTACCTCACGCACGACTCGCTCACCGTCTCCGGGGCGGCCGCGCTGCTCTCCGTCGGCCGCTCCACCGCCCACCGCGCGCTCAGCACCCTGGAGGGGCGCGGCTTCGCGGTCCGGGACGCCTCGGGCCGCGGCTACTCCCCCGGTCCAGAGCTCATGGCGCTGGGGCGGCTCGCCGGGTTCCGTGCGGAGGACCGCGAACAGATCGGTGCGGTACTGGACGACGCGGTGCGGCGCACCGGCGAGACCGTGCAGAGCGTCACGCTCATCGGGGACCGGATCGTCATCACCGACGGCCGCGAGTCCGGGCAGCCGGTGCGGGTGGTGCTGGAGGCGGGCCGCACCTATCCCGCGTACGCCACGTCCGGCGGCAGGGTGCTGCTCTCCCGGATGACCCCGGAACAGGTCCACGCCCTGTATCCGCGGGAGCGGCCGGACGAGGGCGCAGACGCGGCCGGCCCGCCGTCGGCGCTGCTCGACGAGCTGGCGGACATCCGCGCGTGCGGATACGCGCTGGGCCGCGGCGAGCCGGTGCCGGGCATGAACACGGTCGCCGTCCCGCTGGCCGGTTCCGGCCGGCGGGACCTGCTCGCGCTGATGGCCTGCGCGCCCGCGGACCGGGGTGACGACGCCGCGCTGGTGCGCCGCGCGGAGGAGCTGCGGCGGTCCGCCGCGCTCCGGGCGGTCAGCGGCGGGCCCCGCCGATCCGCCCCTCCAGCTGTACCAGCAGCTCGCTGA
- a CDS encoding phospholipid scramblase-related protein, which translates to MTTHSNVSAGWYPDPHGAPQLLRYWDGSQWTEHTNPAGGQQQAPAQGQAPAQAQVPHQQAPQHNQQAAQQHSQQQAPQQQYQQQAAPQHQQQAPAQQPAAMPQQGVHPQQGAHPQQGGGPGAGSLFNQQVLVVNQKAKLIEVTNEYSVFDQHGNTVGSVVEVGQSALRKVVRFLSSIDQYMTHRLEIRDAYGQPQLLLTRPAKFIKSKVIVQRPDGQPVGEIVQQNAIGKINFAIMVDGQQVGAIKAENWRAWNFAIVDHNDAEIARITKTWEGLAKTLFTTADNYVLQIHYQLPEPLLSLVVATALTVDTALKQDSRGLG; encoded by the coding sequence GTGACAACGCACTCGAACGTATCTGCGGGATGGTATCCGGATCCGCACGGCGCGCCCCAGCTGCTGCGCTACTGGGACGGCTCCCAGTGGACCGAGCACACCAACCCGGCGGGCGGCCAGCAGCAGGCTCCGGCCCAGGGCCAGGCTCCCGCTCAGGCGCAGGTGCCGCACCAGCAGGCCCCGCAGCACAACCAGCAGGCGGCCCAGCAGCACAGCCAGCAGCAGGCGCCCCAGCAGCAGTACCAGCAGCAGGCGGCCCCGCAGCACCAGCAGCAGGCTCCTGCCCAGCAGCCGGCCGCGATGCCGCAGCAGGGTGTCCACCCGCAGCAGGGCGCTCACCCTCAGCAGGGCGGCGGTCCGGGTGCGGGCTCGCTCTTCAACCAGCAGGTCCTGGTGGTGAACCAGAAGGCCAAGCTGATCGAGGTCACCAACGAGTACAGCGTCTTCGACCAGCACGGCAACACCGTCGGCTCGGTCGTCGAGGTCGGTCAGAGCGCGCTCCGCAAGGTCGTGCGGTTCCTCAGCAGCATCGACCAGTACATGACCCACCGTCTTGAGATCCGTGACGCCTACGGTCAGCCGCAGCTGCTGCTCACCCGCCCGGCGAAGTTCATCAAGTCCAAGGTCATCGTCCAGCGCCCCGACGGGCAGCCGGTCGGCGAGATCGTCCAGCAGAACGCCATCGGCAAGATCAACTTCGCGATCATGGTCGACGGGCAGCAGGTCGGCGCGATCAAGGCGGAGAACTGGCGCGCCTGGAACTTCGCGATCGTGGACCACAACGACGCCGAGATCGCCCGGATCACCAAGACCTGGGAAGGCCTCGCCAAGACGCTGTTCACCACGGCGGACAACTACGTGCTGCAGATCCACTACCAGCTGCCCGAGCCGCTGCTGAGCCTGGTGGTCGCCACGGCGCTGACCGTGGACACCGCGCTCAAGCAGGACTCCCGCGGCCTCGGCTGA
- a CDS encoding sensor histidine kinase KdpD, with the protein MVRVESPPIDRETPVVRAVLLPVVAMAGATAAAVALVSGAARIPVVLCGVFATVVVAVLTAELARRARTIRRQRAEYEHRCSGLERRLANHDEETVRISKELLPAAIHRLRVGNSPDEVLRDVVDADPVYRHLPDAQRSLVYTVLDIIDNEEATRDSAQRAFVNVARRVQAIVHRQASELREMEEHHGRNPDVFDDLLRIDHGTALIGRLADSIAVLGGARPSRQWPKPVPLFSVLRGAMSRILEYPRVDLHSIAKVAIIGTAVEPLIHACAELLDNATRYSPPQTRVHVTAVEVQTGIAIEIEDGGVSLSEEARARAENMLARAQAGSSMNDLGESPRLGMAVVGRLSRMYDLQVSLRQSAYGGVRAVLIVPRSMITTGPAPGIAHGIGATSRPTSDIDLADMKHVVPARSTHRKPSPLGARPATGPVAPAARPAAPIAPVAMEDELPVVTEWTAGGLPQRRSRGRAPLGSHHLPAQPADPTAGRTNGHGNGHENGKEPPPGIWLEAFTKGANGVPREPGPDEDSDDAWDKGDLK; encoded by the coding sequence ATGGTTCGTGTTGAATCACCGCCGATCGACCGAGAAACACCTGTCGTCCGCGCCGTGTTGCTGCCCGTTGTCGCGATGGCGGGCGCGACCGCCGCAGCCGTGGCGCTGGTTTCCGGGGCCGCGCGGATACCAGTCGTCCTGTGCGGCGTCTTCGCCACCGTCGTGGTCGCCGTGCTCACCGCCGAACTCGCCCGCCGCGCACGGACGATCCGCCGCCAGCGCGCCGAGTACGAGCACCGCTGCAGCGGCCTTGAACGCCGGCTGGCCAACCATGACGAAGAGACCGTGCGGATCAGCAAGGAGCTGCTGCCCGCCGCGATCCACCGGCTACGGGTGGGCAACTCCCCGGACGAGGTGCTGCGCGACGTCGTGGACGCCGACCCGGTCTACCGGCATCTGCCCGACGCCCAGCGCTCCCTCGTCTACACGGTGCTGGACATCATCGACAACGAGGAGGCGACGCGTGACTCCGCGCAGCGCGCCTTCGTCAACGTCGCCCGCCGCGTCCAGGCGATCGTCCACCGGCAGGCCAGTGAGCTGCGGGAGATGGAGGAGCACCACGGGCGCAACCCCGACGTCTTCGACGACCTGCTCCGCATCGACCACGGCACCGCGCTGATCGGCCGGCTCGCGGACTCCATCGCCGTCCTCGGCGGTGCCCGCCCCAGCCGCCAGTGGCCCAAGCCCGTACCGCTGTTCAGCGTGTTGCGCGGTGCCATGTCGCGGATCCTGGAGTACCCGCGCGTCGATCTGCACTCGATCGCCAAGGTCGCCATCATCGGCACCGCGGTCGAACCGCTCATCCACGCCTGCGCCGAACTCCTCGACAACGCGACCCGGTACTCGCCGCCGCAGACCCGTGTGCACGTCACCGCCGTCGAGGTGCAGACCGGCATCGCCATCGAGATCGAGGACGGCGGCGTCAGCCTCAGCGAGGAGGCCCGCGCGCGGGCCGAGAACATGCTCGCCAGGGCCCAGGCCGGCTCCAGCATGAACGACCTCGGTGAGTCCCCGCGGCTCGGCATGGCGGTCGTCGGCCGGCTGTCGCGGATGTACGACCTCCAGGTCTCGCTGCGGCAGTCCGCGTACGGCGGTGTCCGCGCGGTACTCATCGTGCCCCGCTCCATGATCACCACCGGTCCCGCGCCCGGCATCGCCCACGGCATCGGTGCCACCTCGCGGCCGACCAGCGACATCGACCTCGCGGACATGAAGCACGTCGTTCCGGCACGCAGCACCCACCGCAAGCCCAGCCCGCTGGGCGCCCGTCCGGCCACCGGTCCGGTGGCCCCCGCCGCCCGTCCGGCCGCCCCCATCGCCCCGGTCGCCATGGAGGACGAACTCCCCGTGGTGACGGAGTGGACCGCCGGCGGACTCCCGCAACGCCGCAGCCGCGGCCGCGCACCGCTGGGTTCGCACCACCTCCCCGCGCAGCCCGCAGACCCCACCGCGGGCCGGACCAACGGCCACGGAAACGGCCATGAGAACGGCAAGGAACCGCCTCCCGGAATCTGGCTGGAGGCGTTCACCAAGGGCGCCAACGGCGTTCCGCGGGAACCCGGGCCCGACGAAGACTCCGATGACGCGTGGGACAAGGGGGACCTCAAGTGA
- a CDS encoding DUF3105 domain-containing protein, whose product MASAKKHTPANARRAKLEEARRKERARERRSRVITITAAVVVLAGLVAGGGYLMNTADKKDKAETAAQSSPVRGEKSWDKLGRDHVDKKVDYPMNPPVGGDHNPAWMNCDADVYTEAIPKENAVHSLEHGAVWVTYNGKAAPADVKKLGERVSATPYSLMSPVEDQAAPLMLSAWGKQVTVKSASDARVAQFFTKYVQGPQTPEPGAACSGGIAK is encoded by the coding sequence ATGGCCTCCGCCAAGAAGCACACGCCCGCCAACGCCCGCCGCGCCAAGCTGGAGGAGGCCCGCCGCAAGGAGCGGGCCCGCGAGCGCCGCAGCCGCGTCATCACGATCACCGCCGCCGTCGTCGTCCTGGCCGGCCTCGTCGCGGGCGGCGGCTACCTGATGAACACCGCCGACAAGAAGGACAAGGCCGAGACCGCCGCCCAGTCCTCGCCCGTCCGGGGTGAGAAGAGCTGGGACAAGCTCGGGCGCGACCACGTCGACAAGAAGGTCGACTACCCGATGAACCCGCCGGTCGGCGGCGACCACAACCCGGCGTGGATGAACTGCGACGCCGACGTCTACACCGAGGCGATACCGAAGGAGAACGCGGTCCACTCGCTGGAGCACGGCGCCGTCTGGGTCACGTACAACGGCAAGGCGGCGCCCGCCGACGTGAAGAAGCTCGGTGAACGGGTATCGGCCACCCCGTACTCCCTGATGAGCCCTGTCGAGGACCAGGCCGCGCCGTTGATGCTCAGCGCCTGGGGGAAGCAGGTGACCGTGAAGAGCGCCTCCGACGCCCGGGTCGCACAGTTCTTCACGAAGTACGTCCAGGGCCCGCAGACCCCCGAGCCCGGTGCCGCGTGCAGCGGCGGGATCGCCAAGTGA
- a CDS encoding DUF305 domain-containing protein — MTPSAGSTVRASRPLVLAGGALLLLALALVALMLARPSASAPAPDAKAAASAPAETSADVGFARDMAVHHQQAVEMAFIVRDRTTDVAVRRLAFDIINTQANQRGMMLGWLEIWGRAKSSPGPPMEWMGHTVTPRGDGALMPGMATDTELDALRKAKGKDAEVRFLRLMTAHHRAGADMAQAAADAAGTDEIRNLASGMVTAQRSEIALMADMLKERGATG, encoded by the coding sequence GTGACCCCCTCGGCCGGGTCCACGGTCCGTGCGTCCCGCCCGCTGGTGCTGGCCGGCGGCGCCCTGCTGCTGCTCGCGCTGGCCCTGGTCGCGCTCATGCTGGCCCGCCCCTCCGCCTCGGCCCCTGCACCGGACGCGAAGGCGGCGGCGTCCGCTCCCGCCGAGACCTCCGCGGACGTCGGATTCGCCCGCGACATGGCGGTCCACCACCAGCAGGCGGTCGAGATGGCGTTCATCGTCCGGGACCGGACCACCGACGTGGCGGTGCGCCGGCTCGCGTTCGACATCATCAACACCCAGGCCAACCAGCGCGGCATGATGCTGGGCTGGCTGGAGATATGGGGCCGTGCGAAGAGTTCGCCCGGCCCGCCCATGGAGTGGATGGGCCACACCGTCACCCCGCGCGGCGACGGGGCGCTGATGCCCGGCATGGCGACCGACACCGAACTCGACGCGCTGCGCAAGGCGAAGGGCAAGGACGCGGAGGTGCGGTTCCTGCGGCTGATGACGGCGCACCACCGGGCCGGCGCGGACATGGCACAGGCCGCCGCGGATGCCGCGGGCACCGACGAGATCAGGAACCTGGCATCGGGCATGGTGACGGCCCAGCGGTCGGAGATCGCGCTCATGGCGGACATGCTCAAGGAGCGCGGGGCCACCGGCTGA
- a CDS encoding FUSC family protein encodes MWLKPASSVVVATAIPNLVLFSVDRLDLVMYTMAGSLCALYGHNLPYARRARSIAGVVLGMLAGLAVSLITASLTGSTAVLIAVGALLAAGQKLLCDATRIGPPGPLIFTFVSSAALFAPQHLSQVPGHLALTLGAGAVSWLVTVAGPALIRREGPERLATARALNAAAAHAADPGHHTRRAAVAAVHAAWQTLLAAGRPTPVRRALERLVVHAETALAAGTPAADGGAAVHGGGVPEAADPALLRDWAARTRARGPVPTPPAAPGTAAELFGIEAERTALRPTAPGEARRALLRRLGPGSPLLPIAARALIGCALAGYLSAAVGVGRPYWAIVTAASLFQANVTLSWNRTLQRTLGNLVGVLVFAAVLPVARTGPLALIGFCLFFSFAAEALITRNYWLGSVAVTPMALLVLEYAGSHPAGELIGDRVLDTVIGAAAGILTAMLVTNRRAAGRVESALAAAELARAHAVQTLAAPGSSPAALEAARRGLTGCLVELREADETAAGEWWQRDLPQEEVLAAEQAGHRTLAATAIRQGLIAPAPENGAV; translated from the coding sequence ATGTGGCTCAAACCGGCCTCCAGCGTGGTCGTGGCCACGGCGATACCCAACCTGGTGCTGTTCTCCGTCGACCGCCTCGACCTCGTGATGTACACGATGGCCGGCTCGCTCTGCGCGCTGTACGGCCACAACCTGCCGTACGCGCGACGCGCCCGGAGCATCGCCGGAGTCGTCCTCGGAATGCTCGCCGGCCTGGCGGTATCGCTCATCACCGCGTCGCTGACCGGTTCGACCGCCGTCCTGATCGCCGTCGGCGCACTCCTGGCGGCCGGGCAGAAGCTGCTCTGCGACGCCACCCGGATCGGTCCCCCCGGACCGCTGATCTTCACGTTCGTCAGCTCCGCAGCCCTGTTCGCCCCGCAGCACCTGAGCCAGGTACCCGGTCACCTCGCCCTGACCCTCGGCGCGGGCGCGGTCTCCTGGCTGGTCACCGTCGCCGGTCCCGCGCTCATCCGCCGCGAGGGGCCCGAGCGCCTCGCGACGGCCCGCGCCCTGAACGCGGCAGCGGCCCACGCCGCGGACCCCGGTCACCACACCCGGCGCGCCGCGGTCGCCGCGGTGCACGCGGCGTGGCAGACCCTCCTCGCGGCCGGACGCCCCACTCCCGTACGCCGTGCGCTGGAGCGCCTCGTCGTGCACGCGGAGACCGCACTCGCCGCGGGCACGCCCGCCGCCGACGGGGGAGCGGCTGTCCACGGCGGGGGAGTCCCCGAGGCCGCCGACCCCGCCCTGCTGCGCGACTGGGCCGCCCGGACCCGGGCCCGCGGACCGGTGCCCACCCCGCCGGCCGCCCCCGGAACGGCCGCCGAACTCTTCGGCATCGAAGCCGAACGCACGGCCCTGCGCCCCACCGCACCGGGCGAGGCGCGCCGCGCACTGCTGCGCCGGCTGGGCCCCGGCTCCCCGCTGCTGCCGATCGCGGCCCGCGCCCTCATCGGCTGCGCCCTGGCCGGTTACCTCTCGGCGGCCGTCGGCGTCGGCCGCCCCTACTGGGCCATTGTCACCGCGGCCTCCCTCTTCCAGGCCAATGTCACGCTCTCCTGGAACCGGACCCTCCAGCGCACCCTCGGCAACCTCGTCGGCGTCCTGGTCTTCGCCGCCGTTCTCCCGGTCGCCCGGACCGGCCCGCTGGCCCTGATCGGCTTCTGCCTCTTCTTCAGCTTCGCCGCGGAGGCCCTGATCACCCGCAACTACTGGCTCGGCTCCGTCGCGGTGACCCCGATGGCCCTGCTCGTCCTGGAGTACGCCGGAAGCCACCCGGCCGGTGAACTCATCGGCGACCGGGTGCTGGACACCGTCATCGGCGCCGCGGCCGGAATCCTCACCGCGATGCTCGTCACCAACCGGCGCGCCGCGGGGCGGGTGGAATCGGCACTCGCCGCCGCCGAACTGGCCCGCGCCCACGCCGTACAGACCCTCGCCGCCCCCGGTTCGAGCCCCGCCGCACTCGAAGCCGCCCGCCGCGGGCTCACCGGCTGCCTGGTCGAGCTGCGCGAGGCGGACGAGACGGCGGCCGGCGAATGGTGGCAGCGCGACCTGCCCCAGGAGGAGGTACTCGCCGCCGAGCAGGCCGGACACCGTACGCTCGCGGCGACAGCAATACGGCAGGGGCTGATCGCCCCGGCCCCGGAGAACGGAGCGGTGTGA
- a CDS encoding aryl-sulfate sulfotransferase has protein sequence MPLVDQNQRRRRGTGLIALDEEASYGGYTLFAPLTGGGEVYLIDMRGEVVHRWDLPHRPGRHARILPNGNLAYSGVLPDEPALFPMWHKYRGGIMQEITPDGTVVREHRDRYQHHDAYHYGDGRLLYAALEPLTGEAAAAVRGGVPGSEPDGTVWADTIVEVDAEGRTVWEWKVSEHLDREGFPLHPDYSREHYPLINSVLPTSDGNILASLRSASAVIVISRETGEIIWRSEPGVVSQQHCPTELENGNFLVFDNGVFRPHWDVPFSRVIEIERSSGTIVWEYHDPARESFFAPFMGSAQRLPNGNTLVTDSPAGRLFEVTRDGYLCWEYIVPFFGGYQEEEVRKLFPSEPNAVFRSYRYSAGELPWLDVPKG, from the coding sequence ATGCCCCTCGTGGACCAGAACCAGCGACGGCGCCGCGGCACCGGACTCATAGCCCTGGACGAGGAGGCCTCCTACGGCGGGTACACCCTCTTCGCCCCGCTGACCGGCGGCGGCGAGGTGTACCTCATCGACATGCGCGGTGAGGTCGTCCACCGGTGGGACCTCCCGCACCGGCCGGGACGGCACGCCAGGATCCTGCCCAATGGCAACCTCGCGTACAGCGGTGTCCTCCCGGACGAGCCGGCGCTCTTCCCGATGTGGCACAAGTACCGCGGCGGGATCATGCAGGAGATCACCCCCGACGGCACCGTCGTACGCGAGCACCGTGACCGCTACCAGCACCACGACGCGTACCACTACGGGGACGGCCGGCTGCTTTACGCCGCGCTGGAGCCGCTGACCGGCGAGGCCGCGGCCGCCGTCCGGGGCGGGGTCCCCGGCTCGGAGCCGGACGGCACGGTCTGGGCGGACACCATCGTCGAGGTGGACGCCGAGGGCCGCACGGTCTGGGAGTGGAAGGTCTCGGAGCACCTCGACCGCGAGGGCTTCCCGCTGCATCCCGACTACTCGCGCGAGCACTACCCGCTGATCAACAGCGTGCTGCCGACCAGCGACGGCAACATCCTGGCGAGCCTTCGCTCCGCGTCCGCGGTGATCGTCATCAGCCGGGAGACCGGCGAGATCATCTGGCGCAGCGAGCCCGGTGTCGTCTCGCAGCAGCACTGCCCGACCGAGCTGGAGAACGGCAACTTCCTGGTCTTCGACAACGGCGTCTTCCGCCCGCACTGGGACGTCCCGTTCAGCCGGGTCATCGAGATCGAGCGGTCGAGTGGCACCATTGTCTGGGAGTACCACGACCCGGCACGCGAGTCGTTCTTCGCGCCGTTCATGGGCAGCGCCCAGCGGCTGCCGAACGGGAACACGCTCGTGACGGACTCCCCGGCCGGACGGCTCTTCGAGGTCACCCGGGACGGCTACCTGTGCTGGGAGTACATCGTGCCGTTCTTCGGCGGCTACCAGGAAGAAGAAGTGCGCAAGCTGTTCCCGTCCGAGCCCAACGCCGTGTTCCGCTCCTACCGCTACTCGGCCGGGGAGCTCCCCTGGCTCGACGTCCCGAAGGGCTGA
- a CDS encoding VOC family protein — protein sequence MKLTAPVPGGPCWIELSTSDVPAAKSFYGTLFGWRCETDPREEAGGYTMAHLGEARVAALSPAYQPGRPPAWTVSFATGDVDSSAGKVTAAGGSLLVGPMDIFDQGRFAVVADPSGAVFSLWQGRAFAGADLFNEPGALGWTELVTREAGPALTFYPAVLGWTVSASKTYPQWGIDGADFGGVLTMDEKFPPEVPPHWVPYFVVADVDATAEKAKEAGGDLLMPPTSIPQGPRIAVVRDPQGAVFGVHRTDG from the coding sequence ATGAAACTCACGGCACCGGTGCCCGGTGGTCCCTGCTGGATCGAACTGAGCACCTCCGACGTCCCGGCGGCGAAGTCGTTCTACGGAACTCTCTTCGGCTGGCGGTGCGAGACCGATCCGCGCGAGGAGGCGGGCGGCTACACGATGGCGCACCTCGGTGAGGCCCGCGTCGCGGCGCTCAGCCCCGCCTACCAGCCGGGCCGGCCGCCGGCCTGGACGGTCTCCTTCGCCACCGGGGACGTGGACTCCTCGGCCGGGAAGGTGACGGCGGCGGGCGGCTCACTGCTGGTCGGCCCGATGGACATCTTCGACCAGGGCAGGTTCGCGGTGGTCGCAGACCCGTCCGGCGCGGTGTTCTCGCTCTGGCAGGGGCGCGCGTTCGCGGGCGCCGACCTGTTCAACGAACCGGGCGCACTGGGCTGGACCGAGCTCGTCACCCGTGAGGCCGGGCCGGCGCTCACCTTCTATCCCGCCGTCCTCGGCTGGACGGTCAGCGCCTCGAAGACGTACCCGCAGTGGGGCATCGACGGCGCGGACTTCGGCGGTGTGCTGACGATGGACGAGAAGTTCCCGCCGGAGGTGCCGCCGCACTGGGTGCCGTACTTCGTCGTCGCGGACGTGGACGCGACGGCGGAGAAGGCGAAGGAGGCCGGCGGCGATCTGCTGATGCCGCCCACGAGCATTCCGCAGGGCCCCAGGATCGCCGTGGTCCGGGACCCCCAGGGCGCCGTGTTCGGCGTTCACCGCACGGACGGGTAG
- a CDS encoding MarR family winged helix-turn-helix transcriptional regulator, with amino-acid sequence MTDDIVASVVRQWQAVNPELDTGPMELIGRINRCAALLQQAEDAPLRAAGLTRAEFDLLGAVRRTDRELTPGELARETFSSGAAVTKRLRVLQERGLTERRGDARDRRVAHVRLTDEGRALVDGLLPQQLAYERAVLSGLDAESRDRLSAQLSELLVQLEGRIGGARR; translated from the coding sequence GTGACCGACGACATCGTCGCCTCGGTGGTACGGCAGTGGCAGGCAGTCAACCCGGAGCTGGACACCGGACCCATGGAGCTCATCGGCCGGATCAACCGCTGTGCCGCCCTGCTCCAGCAGGCCGAGGACGCCCCGCTGCGGGCCGCCGGACTGACCCGTGCCGAGTTCGACCTGCTCGGTGCGGTGCGCCGTACCGACCGCGAACTCACCCCGGGCGAACTGGCCAGGGAGACGTTCTCCTCCGGCGCGGCCGTGACCAAACGCCTGCGCGTCCTCCAGGAGCGCGGCCTCACAGAGCGTCGCGGCGACGCCCGGGACCGCCGGGTCGCGCACGTGCGGCTAACCGACGAGGGCCGCGCGCTCGTCGACGGACTGCTGCCGCAGCAACTGGCCTACGAACGCGCGGTGCTCTCCGGCCTCGACGCGGAGTCCAGGGACCGACTCAGCGCGCAGCTCAGCGAGCTGCTGGTACAGCTGGAGGGGCGGATCGGCGGGGCCCGCCGCTGA